CAAGCACCGGCTCGGCGATCTCACCGGGATCTAATTGTGAAAGAACTCCCGATAATATTCCGCTTTTTCCAATTCCGGGAATATGAGAGGCAAGCGTGAATGCGGGAGTTGATTTTATTTTGATTTCTTCATCGGCGCCGGCAATATTTTCAAGGGTCAGCTCTGATTTTTTAGCATTTTCGTACAGCTCTTGCGCATATAATAATGCCCGGTTACTTTGATGTCGTGATTCTATAACAGCTTTTATTCCCTGTTCCACTTCTGATAACGGCTGGATATTTTCTTCGAAGATTTCCTCTAATTGAAATACGTAATATCCGTTTTCATTTTCGTATATCTCACTAATATCACCTTCTTTAGCCCGAAACGAGAAGAGAACGGCATCGTTAAGAGATCCGATATTCTCAATCTTTAGATCGAATTCATTCAAAAGCTCAGTTTGTTGGATTGTAACATTATTGCTCTCGGAAGCGGCTTCAAATCCTAAATCGCGAGCATCAAATGCGAATAGATTGGCGTTGGATCTGCTGTTAGCTAAACTGTTCGGTCCCGCATTAATTTCAAGAAGGATGTGGCTCGCCTTTATTTCAACGCTTCCGTCAGATTTAGTACGCTTCTCGGTAATCTGAATGACATGAACGCCGAATTTAGTATGGACAGGAGCAATAACGTCGCCTACATTACCTGAAAATGCCGCATCCTCAAATTCTTTGACCATTACACCTTTACCGAAAAACCCTAAATCACCACCCGCGGATGCAGACGGGCCGTCAGAATATGCTCTTGCCAGCTCGTCAAATTTTGCTCCGGCTTCGGTTCTGTTTTTAAGCTCAATAGCTTCTTGAACTACCGCAGAAGTGTCCTCTGCGGTAGGCTGCTTACTGAATGACGCATACTTCATTATCCGTCCTGCTCTGGTACGATAATCATCTTTGTGAGCATTATACCATTCCGCAATCTCCTCATCCGAGGCGCGGGTTGACGGGTCGTTCATAAATTTAGTGTTGTTTATGGTCAGGTAGCGAATATGATAACGCAATCTATTCATTTTATAGTGCTCTTGAACGTCCTCATCGCTTACCCGGATTGTAGAAGCAAGAAGATATAACATCTTCTGGCGCGGCAATGCGTTTCGTACATCGTTCTCATAAACACGCCAATTATTGTTAGGGTCATTAAGGAACTGACGATATTTAGCTATATCAAATTTTCCGTCAGTCTGAAAAACCGTGTCGCGGCGAAAATAGTCGGGCGGATTTTCTCTCATCTGCCAGATCACTTCACCGTTAGTTGCAGGTATTTCACGCCTTTCAATTTCCTGGCGCATAATGGTTTCCGTTACGAGCTCGGTCCACACTTCGTTTCCTAACTGCACACGCATATCTTCTGTAATTTCACCGATACCTTGATCTCTAAGTTGATCATATCGAAAATTAAGTATATTATAGTAGTCTTCAGTCTTAACCTGATCGCCGTTTACAATTGCAACAGCATCAAAATAATCCGCTTTGCCTGTTATTACGTCAAGAATGTCCGCTCCGCCCACAAAACCGCCTACCGCAAGGCTGCCGATAAAAGTAACAAGTAAAAACCACAGAATAAAATGAGTTTTGTTTCGTAAAGTACCCATTAAAGCCATTATATCTTTAAACCTCCAAAATTTTTATCGCCGTTGTACATCTACTGAATATATTAGGTTCTGCGAGTCTATGCAAGTGGAAATTGTAATAATAAAATACGTGGTTGAATGGTCTTTGGGTGATTAAATTTTTGAATGAAAATAAAATAGTTTGTGGGGCGAGGAAACGAAAGACAACGAGGCAGTCTCAT
This window of the Candidatus Neomarinimicrobiota bacterium genome carries:
- a CDS encoding peptidyl-prolyl cis-trans isomerase; translated protein: MALMGTLRNKTHFILWFLLVTFIGSLAVGGFVGGADILDVITGKADYFDAVAIVNGDQVKTEDYYNILNFRYDQLRDQGIGEITEDMRVQLGNEVWTELVTETIMRQEIERREIPATNGEVIWQMRENPPDYFRRDTVFQTDGKFDIAKYRQFLNDPNNNWRVYENDVRNALPRQKMLYLLASTIRVSDEDVQEHYKMNRLRYHIRYLTINNTKFMNDPSTRASDEEIAEWYNAHKDDYRTRAGRIMKYASFSKQPTAEDTSAVVQEAIELKNRTEAGAKFDELARAYSDGPSASAGGDLGFFGKGVMVKEFEDAAFSGNVGDVIAPVHTKFGVHVIQITEKRTKSDGSVEIKASHILLEINAGPNSLANSRSNANLFAFDARDLGFEAASESNNVTIQQTELLNEFDLKIENIGSLNDAVLFSFRAKEGDISEIYENENGYYVFQLEEIFEENIQPLSEVEQGIKAVIESRHQSNRALLYAQELYENAKKSELTLENIAGADEEIKIKSTPAFTLASHIPGIGKSGILSGVLSQLDPGEIAEPVLVNASAVIAELIDKESFDQKAFETAQAEIRRELMNEQNSNIFNKWMDDLKVNSKVEDLRNIGYEREFHNHL